The following proteins come from a genomic window of Elusimicrobiota bacterium:
- the purE gene encoding 5-(carboxyamino)imidazole ribonucleotide mutase, which translates to MAKPLVAVIMGSTSDWDTMQHAVQVLKDFDVPHEKHVVSAHRTPVKMARFAAAAEGRGVRVIIAGAGGAAHLPGMTAAHTALPVLGVPVESRALKGLDSLLSIAQMPAGVPVGCLAIGKAGATNAGLLAVGILALANPALQKKLHAFRSRQTRTVLKAVLPK; encoded by the coding sequence ATGGCCAAACCGCTCGTCGCCGTCATCATGGGGTCCACCTCCGATTGGGACACCATGCAACACGCCGTCCAGGTTCTTAAGGATTTCGACGTGCCCCACGAAAAACACGTGGTGTCGGCCCACCGCACACCCGTCAAGATGGCCCGTTTCGCCGCGGCGGCCGAAGGCCGGGGGGTGCGGGTCATCATCGCCGGGGCCGGCGGCGCCGCCCATCTGCCGGGCATGACCGCCGCCCACACGGCCCTGCCCGTTCTAGGCGTCCCCGTGGAAAGCCGCGCGCTCAAAGGGCTGGACTCTCTTTTGTCCATCGCCCAAATGCCGGCGGGCGTGCCCGTCGGGTGCCTCGCCATCGGCAAGGCCGGGGCGACCAACGCGGGCCTTTTGGCGGTGGGCATTCTCGCGCTGGCCAACCCCGCTTTACAAAAGAAACTTCACGCCTTCCGTTCCCGTCAAACACGGACGGTTCTAAAAGCCGTCCTGCCAAAATGA